Within the Enterobacter roggenkampii genome, the region GCGCGGCTGATTATTGCCAGCCTGCTTAGCCACTGCGTCGACCTGCTGGGTAGTCAGATCCAAACCGCCTCCCGCAGCCAGGCTTTGTTTGAAGCGATTCGGATCTATATTGACGAACACTACGCCACTCCCCTTACCCGGGAATCCGTCGCGCAGGCGTTTTATATCTCCCCAAACTACCTGTCGCATCTGTTCCAGAAAACGGGCGCAGTGGGTTTCAATGAGTACCTGACGCACACCCGACTGGAACACGCGCGCCAGTTGCTGAAAGGATATGATTTGAAAGTGAAAGAGGTGGCGCATGCCTGCGGATTTGTTGACAGCAACTATTTCTGCCGGTTGTTTCGTAAGAACACCGAACGTTCGCCGTCAGAATACCGTCGCCAGTATCACAGCCAGCTCACCGGGAAGGCGATTAGTCCAGAATGACCTGAGTATGCTGCGGAGCGGCTAACATTTTACGCACCGCCCCCATCACCTTTTGTGGGTCGCGTAAAAAGGCGCTAATACCGCACTTCACGTAGCGCGTATGCTCGAAACGTTCACTGCCCGCCAGTTCGATATCGGTAATGAGC harbors:
- a CDS encoding helix-turn-helix transcriptional regulator, with translation MHHDITQILTNLINGTTPLRQVHFANSATSAPELALQVDFPRLEIAIEGSMKDQAGCVLQQGDVLYVPAGGWNNPQWQAPATTLSILFGKQQLGFSLLHWNGIDVRNLTKQHVARRGPRIGSLLLQTLHEMQMQPHEQQTARLIIASLLSHCVDLLGSQIQTASRSQALFEAIRIYIDEHYATPLTRESVAQAFYISPNYLSHLFQKTGAVGFNEYLTHTRLEHARQLLKGYDLKVKEVAHACGFVDSNYFCRLFRKNTERSPSEYRRQYHSQLTGKAISPE